The Salvia splendens isolate huo1 chromosome 21, SspV2, whole genome shotgun sequence genome includes a window with the following:
- the LOC121785023 gene encoding growth-regulating factor 4-like isoform X2: protein MSGAASSSVGVGLGVGAGIGGGGELGYGGYRAPFTAVQWQELEHQAMIYKYLMAGLPVPPDLVMPIRRSFDAISARFFHHPSLGYCSYYGKKFDPEPGRCRRTDGKKWRCSKDAHPDSKYCERHMHRGRNRSRKPVESQSTLQSASTAMSHISSGCGNNSGSFHGSGSGSGSYQNMPYYSVASSDGSSFGSNVTKLQMEPLSYGIENKDFRQYIHGVTPNADDNSFSPEPSASVGSLGLGSSAGGGGMWRLLPSQVSSSSMLKPKSDSQLLGPSSTQQNIPHTFEPISKQRQHCFLRGEIVSPVPDKQEEQHPVHPFFSEWPTTKESWSTLDNDDGSGKNFFSTTQLSMSIPRASANFSSSGYSTQDA from the exons ATGAGTGGGGCAGCATCATCTTCGGTGGGGGTGGGGCTGGGAGTTGGGGCTGGGATAGGCGGCGGAGGCGAGCTGGGGTATGGGGGATATAGGGCACCATTCACTGCAGTGCAATGGCAGGAGCTGGAGCACCAAGCCATGATATACAAGTACCTCATGGCTGGCTTGCCAGTCCCACCCGACCTTGTTATGCCCATTCGTCGAAGCTTTGATGCCATTTCTGCCCGTTTCTTTCACCATCCTTCAT TGGGATACTGTTCCTATTATGGGAAGAAATTCGATCCCGAGCCTGGGAGATGTCGGAGGACGGATGGGAAGAAGTGGAGGTGCTCGAAAGATGCACATCCAGACTCCAAATATTGCGAGCGGCATATGCACCGTGGTCGCAACCGTTCAAGAAAGCCTGTGGAATCCCAGTCTACTTTGCAGTCTGCATCGACTGCAATGTCCCACATATCTAGTGGGTGTGGTAATAACAGTGGAAGCTTTCATGGCAGTGGCAGTGGAAGCGGAAGTTATCAGAACATGCCATATTATTCTGTTGCCAGTTCAGATGGATCATCTTTTGGGAGCAACGTGACAAAGCTACAGATGGAGCCTCTCTCCTACGGGATCGAGAACAAGGACTTCAGGCA GTATATACATGGGGTGACTCCCAATGCTGACGATAATAGTTTCTCACCCGAACCATCTGCAAGTGTTGGAAGCCTAGGTTTAGGCTCGAGCGCAGGAGGTGGTGGCATGTGGCGACTCCTGCCCTCTCAAGTCTCTTCGAGCTCCATGTTAAAGCCAAAATCCGATTCCCAGTTGCTCGGCCCGTCCTCCACTCAACAAAACATACCTCACACATTCGAGCCCATCTCAAAACAGAGGCAGCACTGCTTTTTGAGAGGTGAGATTGTTTCTCCAGTCCCAGATAAGCAGGAGGAGCAGCATCCAGTTCATCCTTTCTTTAGCGAGTGGCCCACGACTAAGGAATCATGGTCCACTCTCGACAATGATGATGGTTCCGGGAAAAACTTCTTCTCCACTACCCAGCTGTCCATGTCAATTCCGAGGGCTTCTGCCAATTTTTCTTCGAGCGGGTACTCCACACAGG ATGCTTGA
- the LOC121783531 gene encoding cadmium-induced protein AS8-like isoform X2 yields MIIKGLFRRYERRNPVNPTIGAFWGVGIGIGCGVGWGPGFGHEVVGYVGAGCGAGFNVGITFLGVGLGLPANYLFRAPHSELSVEKKGSSLTGSRSTMEDDRTGISGTQQSQGASFSGFKVDSLKNFRDLPDVRSMFASYSKHVTDCLHRVTGRLNPSG; encoded by the exons ATGATTATAAAGGGTTTATTTAGGAGATATGAGAGGAGGAATCCAGTGAATCCAACGATCGGAGCCTTTTGGGGCGTTGGAATAGGCATTGGTTGCGGTGTAGGATGGGGCCCTGGCTTTGGTCATGAGGTAGTTGGCTACGTTGGAGCCGGCTGTGGTGCTGGATTTAATGTGGGGATCACTTTTCTTGGTGTTGGCCTTGGTCTTCCTGCTAATTACCTATTTAGGGCCCCTCATAGTG AATTATCAGTTGAAAAGAAAGGTTCTAGTCTAACTGGAAGCAGAAGTACCATGGAAGACGATAGAACAGGCATATCTGGCACACAACAAAGTCAAGGTGCATCATTTTCAGGTTTCAAAGTTGACAGTTTGAAGAACTTTAGAGATTTACCGGATGTCAGAAGCATGTTTGCTTCCTATTCTAAGCATGTAACTGATTGTTTACATAGAGTCACTGGAAGGCTTAATCCCTCTGGATAG
- the LOC121783531 gene encoding cadmium-induced protein AS8-like isoform X1, translating into MVVEVEMIIKGLFRRYERRNPVNPTIGAFWGVGIGIGCGVGWGPGFGHEVVGYVGAGCGAGFNVGITFLGVGLGLPANYLFRAPHSELSVEKKGSSLTGSRSTMEDDRTGISGTQQSQGASFSGFKVDSLKNFRDLPDVRSMFASYSKHVTDCLHRVTGRLNPSG; encoded by the exons ATGGTGGTTGAG GTAGAAATGATTATAAAGGGTTTATTTAGGAGATATGAGAGGAGGAATCCAGTGAATCCAACGATCGGAGCCTTTTGGGGCGTTGGAATAGGCATTGGTTGCGGTGTAGGATGGGGCCCTGGCTTTGGTCATGAGGTAGTTGGCTACGTTGGAGCCGGCTGTGGTGCTGGATTTAATGTGGGGATCACTTTTCTTGGTGTTGGCCTTGGTCTTCCTGCTAATTACCTATTTAGGGCCCCTCATAGTG AATTATCAGTTGAAAAGAAAGGTTCTAGTCTAACTGGAAGCAGAAGTACCATGGAAGACGATAGAACAGGCATATCTGGCACACAACAAAGTCAAGGTGCATCATTTTCAGGTTTCAAAGTTGACAGTTTGAAGAACTTTAGAGATTTACCGGATGTCAGAAGCATGTTTGCTTCCTATTCTAAGCATGTAACTGATTGTTTACATAGAGTCACTGGAAGGCTTAATCCCTCTGGATAG
- the LOC121785023 gene encoding growth-regulating factor 4-like isoform X3: MSGAASSSVGVGLGVGAGIGGGGELGYGGYRAPFTAVQWQELEHQAMIYKYLMAGLPVPPDLVMPIRRSFDAISARFFHHPSLGYCSYYGKKFDPEPGRCRRTDGKKWRCSKDAHPDSKYCERHMHRGRNRSRKPVESQSTLQSASTAMSHISSGCGNNSGSFHGSGSGSGSYQNMPYYSVASSDGSSFGSNVTKLQMEPLSYGIENKDFRYIHGVTPNADDNSFSPEPSASVGSLGLGSSAGGGGMWRLLPSQVSSSSMLKPKSDSQLLGPSSTQQNIPHTFEPISKQRQHCFLRGEIVSPVPDKQEEQHPVHPFFSEWPTTKESWSTLDNDDGSGKNFFSTTQLSMSIPRASANFSSSGYSTQDA; encoded by the exons ATGAGTGGGGCAGCATCATCTTCGGTGGGGGTGGGGCTGGGAGTTGGGGCTGGGATAGGCGGCGGAGGCGAGCTGGGGTATGGGGGATATAGGGCACCATTCACTGCAGTGCAATGGCAGGAGCTGGAGCACCAAGCCATGATATACAAGTACCTCATGGCTGGCTTGCCAGTCCCACCCGACCTTGTTATGCCCATTCGTCGAAGCTTTGATGCCATTTCTGCCCGTTTCTTTCACCATCCTTCAT TGGGATACTGTTCCTATTATGGGAAGAAATTCGATCCCGAGCCTGGGAGATGTCGGAGGACGGATGGGAAGAAGTGGAGGTGCTCGAAAGATGCACATCCAGACTCCAAATATTGCGAGCGGCATATGCACCGTGGTCGCAACCGTTCAAGAAAGCCTGTGGAATCCCAGTCTACTTTGCAGTCTGCATCGACTGCAATGTCCCACATATCTAGTGGGTGTGGTAATAACAGTGGAAGCTTTCATGGCAGTGGCAGTGGAAGCGGAAGTTATCAGAACATGCCATATTATTCTGTTGCCAGTTCAGATGGATCATCTTTTGGGAGCAACGTGACAAAGCTACAGATGGAGCCTCTCTCCTACGGGATCGAGAACAAGGACTTCAG GTATATACATGGGGTGACTCCCAATGCTGACGATAATAGTTTCTCACCCGAACCATCTGCAAGTGTTGGAAGCCTAGGTTTAGGCTCGAGCGCAGGAGGTGGTGGCATGTGGCGACTCCTGCCCTCTCAAGTCTCTTCGAGCTCCATGTTAAAGCCAAAATCCGATTCCCAGTTGCTCGGCCCGTCCTCCACTCAACAAAACATACCTCACACATTCGAGCCCATCTCAAAACAGAGGCAGCACTGCTTTTTGAGAGGTGAGATTGTTTCTCCAGTCCCAGATAAGCAGGAGGAGCAGCATCCAGTTCATCCTTTCTTTAGCGAGTGGCCCACGACTAAGGAATCATGGTCCACTCTCGACAATGATGATGGTTCCGGGAAAAACTTCTTCTCCACTACCCAGCTGTCCATGTCAATTCCGAGGGCTTCTGCCAATTTTTCTTCGAGCGGGTACTCCACACAGG ATGCTTGA
- the LOC121785023 gene encoding growth-regulating factor 4-like isoform X1 gives MSGAASSSVGVGLGVGAGIGGGGELGYGGYRAPFTAVQWQELEHQAMIYKYLMAGLPVPPDLVMPIRRSFDAISARFFHHPSLGYCSYYGKKFDPEPGRCRRTDGKKWRCSKDAHPDSKYCERHMHRGRNRSRKPVESQSTLQSASTAMSHISSGCGNNSGSFHGSGSGSGSYQNMPYYSVASSDGSSFGSNVTKLQMEPLSYGIENKDFRQYIHGVTPNADDNSFSPEPSASVGSLGLGSSAGGGGMWRLLPSQVSSSSMLKPKSDSQLLGPSSTQQNIPHTFEPISKQRQHCFLRGEIVSPVPDKQEEQHPVHPFFSEWPTTKESWSTLDNDDGSGKNFFSTTQLSMSIPRASANFSSSGYSTQGESNREL, from the exons ATGAGTGGGGCAGCATCATCTTCGGTGGGGGTGGGGCTGGGAGTTGGGGCTGGGATAGGCGGCGGAGGCGAGCTGGGGTATGGGGGATATAGGGCACCATTCACTGCAGTGCAATGGCAGGAGCTGGAGCACCAAGCCATGATATACAAGTACCTCATGGCTGGCTTGCCAGTCCCACCCGACCTTGTTATGCCCATTCGTCGAAGCTTTGATGCCATTTCTGCCCGTTTCTTTCACCATCCTTCAT TGGGATACTGTTCCTATTATGGGAAGAAATTCGATCCCGAGCCTGGGAGATGTCGGAGGACGGATGGGAAGAAGTGGAGGTGCTCGAAAGATGCACATCCAGACTCCAAATATTGCGAGCGGCATATGCACCGTGGTCGCAACCGTTCAAGAAAGCCTGTGGAATCCCAGTCTACTTTGCAGTCTGCATCGACTGCAATGTCCCACATATCTAGTGGGTGTGGTAATAACAGTGGAAGCTTTCATGGCAGTGGCAGTGGAAGCGGAAGTTATCAGAACATGCCATATTATTCTGTTGCCAGTTCAGATGGATCATCTTTTGGGAGCAACGTGACAAAGCTACAGATGGAGCCTCTCTCCTACGGGATCGAGAACAAGGACTTCAGGCA GTATATACATGGGGTGACTCCCAATGCTGACGATAATAGTTTCTCACCCGAACCATCTGCAAGTGTTGGAAGCCTAGGTTTAGGCTCGAGCGCAGGAGGTGGTGGCATGTGGCGACTCCTGCCCTCTCAAGTCTCTTCGAGCTCCATGTTAAAGCCAAAATCCGATTCCCAGTTGCTCGGCCCGTCCTCCACTCAACAAAACATACCTCACACATTCGAGCCCATCTCAAAACAGAGGCAGCACTGCTTTTTGAGAGGTGAGATTGTTTCTCCAGTCCCAGATAAGCAGGAGGAGCAGCATCCAGTTCATCCTTTCTTTAGCGAGTGGCCCACGACTAAGGAATCATGGTCCACTCTCGACAATGATGATGGTTCCGGGAAAAACTTCTTCTCCACTACCCAGCTGTCCATGTCAATTCCGAGGGCTTCTGCCAATTTTTCTTCGAGCGGGTACTCCACACAGGGTGAGTCGAACAGAGAGCTCTGA